In one window of Mytilus galloprovincialis chromosome 6, xbMytGall1.hap1.1, whole genome shotgun sequence DNA:
- the LOC143078439 gene encoding uncharacterized protein LOC143078439 yields the protein MDCVYFPDIFNITSVSHKTIDVFATISESLEVNFNSGTDFPRQQIHDIMHEMVNYRQKTDFPEINKLLYLLTEMVLGVVESHQIDNVSGGKSVGERIQNKFLKLVSSDNFQPIPTFDHVKTEEYYTDVDEMYKLMRTHKHIYKDMQRQQEICWSANSKVQTYELCLKTAEMSRNYMADKLSSSKLKERDDSIQFLQKTLNDKKERAAETAKTYQTLITKEKATRNALKLIERNLLDDIKFNLIDRIQSGLVSMKYILASQTNKLYELLPIIDDFDCRLAAESLIEKISSKYQYNSPQEFHIANGFNAKLPDTRFVSCKAATQISKEQPSEPHSEQTEEQRNNNNISYQDNQFKFLSNTYVKTKDLSEKPNECFVNITKGMIVKLKIATDESKVAFGWYKTNPWNQKKWGFFCKSADNMRT from the exons ATGGATTGTGTTTATTTTCCAGATATTTTTAACATTACTTCAGTTTCACACAAAAC aaTCGATGTTTTCGCTACCATCAGCGAGTCCCTTGAAGTGAACTTCAATTCGGGAACAGATTTCCCAAGACAACAAATACATGACATCATGCATGAAATGGTGAATTACAGACAGAAGACGG ATTTCCCAGAAATTAACAAATTGCTTTATCTGCTGACTGAAATGGTGTTGGGTGTTGTCGAATCACACCAGATAGACAATGTCAGTGGTGGAAAATCTGTTGGTGAAAGGATCCAGAACAAATTTCTTAAACTAGTTTCCTCTGACAACTTTCAGCCAATACCAAC ATTTGATCATGTAAAAACTGAGGAATATTATACAGATGTCGATGAAATGTATAAACTGATGAGAACACACAAACATATATACAAAGACATGCAAAGACAACAAGAG atatgTTGGAGTGCTAATAGTAAGGTCCAGACATACGAATTATGCTTGAAGACGGCCGAGATGTCACGAAACTACATGGCAGATAAACTATCTAGTTCAAAATTGAAAGAACGAGATGACAGCATTCAATTTTTGCAGAAAACACTTAATGATAAAAAGGAGAGAGCAGCGGAAACAGCCAAGACATACCAAACCTTAATAACAAAGGAGAAGGCAACAAGAAATGCCTTGAAACTG attGAAAGGAACCTTTTGGACGATATCAAATTTAACTTGATAGATCGTATTCAGAGCGGACTAGTATCTATGAAGTACATCTTAGCCTCACAGACTAATAA ACTTTATGAATTACTTCCAATTATTGACGACTTTGACTGCCGACTGGCTGCAGAGTCACTAATAGAGAAGATAAGCTCCAAATACCAATATAATTCACCACAG GAATTTCACATTGCAAACGGATTTAATGCCAAGTTACCAGATACACGATTTGTAAGTTGCAAAGCAGCTACACAGATATCGAAGGAACAACCATCAGAGCCTCATTCTGAACAGACAGAAGAACAACGTAATAATAATA acatcAGTTACCAAGACAACCAGTTCAAGTTTTTAAGCAACACTTACGTGAAAACAAAAGATTTATCAGAAAAACCCAACGAGTGCTTCGTCAATATAACCAAAG GAATGATCGTCAAGTTGAAGATTGCCACAGACGAATCAAAAGTTGCCTTTGGGTGGTATAAGACAAATCCATGGAACCAAAAGAAATGGGGATTCTTTTGCAAATCTGCTGACAACATGAGGACATAA